Proteins from a genomic interval of Negativicutes bacterium:
- a CDS encoding YheC/YheD family protein, with protein sequence MPVIHETERQDMELLRPSNTTIWPLQGFRDGKWQICHSRREALQSAWQKFAVLTSSPGASESSTLAEADSADGQAAALPVFGILYREISLNNREAGFGFEDYHFRQLARLSANYGFRTVVFAAKGLDYERKTLQGYSLTPYQEWQPGCFPLPAVIYYRGVSIFVEENSERMQALQQLSSLGIPSLNNSLFTLLLDHKLNFYRFLQQTALSPFLPETREYSAAALWEMQKRHRVLFFKPIAGYESRGLLRLQQLEPGWQLDYNDDNGIFSTQTLNSPENLLLRLEQITQNQDYLIQAGIPSFLCDHSVFEQRILMQRCKKKWLQACHVLRSSGTPDLPFITAAREITADAAVLKNLLTKEQQNSMKAQIQTAVRGLTQLFGEKPYEASEFSCDFMLDTKGKIWLLECNAKPSGFFIQTGDLDGRMAYLRHTLQQAVYLAEQDQAYPHAKL encoded by the coding sequence ATGCCGGTCATCCACGAAACAGAACGGCAAGATATGGAATTGCTGCGCCCTTCCAATACTACAATTTGGCCTTTGCAGGGATTCAGGGATGGCAAGTGGCAAATCTGTCATTCACGCCGGGAGGCACTGCAATCTGCTTGGCAAAAGTTCGCCGTCCTGACTTCTTCTCCTGGTGCTTCTGAATCTTCGACGCTGGCAGAAGCGGACAGTGCTGACGGTCAGGCTGCAGCGTTGCCGGTGTTTGGCATTCTCTACCGTGAGATTTCTCTTAACAATCGCGAAGCCGGCTTCGGCTTTGAAGATTATCATTTCCGTCAGCTTGCTCGTCTCTCTGCCAATTACGGTTTCAGAACGGTTGTCTTTGCCGCCAAAGGCCTGGATTATGAGCGGAAAACGCTACAAGGTTATTCCTTAACACCGTATCAGGAGTGGCAGCCCGGTTGCTTTCCCCTGCCTGCCGTGATTTACTATCGTGGCGTCAGCATCTTCGTGGAGGAAAACAGCGAACGGATGCAGGCGTTGCAGCAGCTAAGCAGTTTAGGCATTCCCAGTCTGAACAATTCTCTTTTTACACTCCTGCTGGATCACAAACTGAATTTCTACCGTTTTTTGCAGCAAACGGCGCTTTCGCCTTTCCTGCCGGAAACAAGGGAATATTCCGCTGCCGCACTTTGGGAAATGCAAAAGCGGCACCGGGTCCTGTTTTTCAAACCAATTGCCGGTTATGAATCCCGTGGTCTGCTGCGCCTGCAGCAGCTTGAGCCCGGTTGGCAGCTCGATTATAATGATGACAACGGCATTTTTTCAACACAAACCTTGAATTCACCAGAAAATCTGCTGCTGCGGCTGGAGCAAATCACTCAAAATCAGGATTATCTGATTCAGGCGGGGATCCCCTCTTTTTTGTGCGATCATAGCGTTTTTGAACAAAGGATCTTAATGCAGCGCTGTAAAAAAAAATGGCTGCAGGCTTGCCACGTGCTCCGCAGCAGCGGCACTCCGGATCTGCCGTTTATCACCGCTGCGCGCGAAATTACCGCTGATGCGGCAGTTCTGAAGAACCTGCTCACGAAAGAGCAGCAGAACAGCATGAAGGCTCAAATTCAGACCGCCGTTCGCGGTCTGACGCAATTATTCGGCGAGAAACCGTATGAAGCCAGTGAGTTTTCCTGTGATTTTATGCTGGATACGAAAGGCAAGATCTGGCTGTTGGAATGCAATGCCAAGCCTTCCGGTTTTTTTATTCAGACCGGTGACCTGGACGGACGCATGGCTTATTTACGGCATACCTTACAGCAAGCCGTCTATCTTGCCGAGCAAGACCAGGCGTATCCTCACGCTAAGCTTTAA
- a CDS encoding GerMN domain-containing protein, which produces MKKTITLLLLLMLCLTGCNRPNQLSASVDHVFGDQISLYGEEDPEYLHTTESAKVKQMIAYRLFSNGNRFWYYAVTEETNSSQPLHVQAVNATLTHLCQALGLPSVEVASIAVRDKIAYLDLPDSFTAALPSFSAVKSVGDALVMTLTEFKSINKVQFLLDGQNSNFLSRNSAQYEINLPLSRPEWPNEETVRQESKTVVYWLVPETDSLVPITVRLPNTDDSIMQTLVMLLEGPAAYASSLQASVLSNPEGAPARVYLRNFAVKDRTAILDLDFGDYNFAANQAQFELAIKAIVQTLTEFPAIEKVQFLLNGERVALAVGQMNTGDQLERLLYLN; this is translated from the coding sequence ATGAAAAAAACAATTACGCTGCTTCTCCTTCTGATGCTTTGCCTGACAGGATGCAATCGCCCAAACCAGCTGTCGGCTTCCGTTGACCATGTATTTGGCGATCAGATTAGCTTGTACGGTGAAGAGGATCCGGAATATCTGCATACGACAGAAAGCGCAAAAGTAAAACAAATGATTGCATATCGTCTCTTCAGCAATGGCAATCGTTTTTGGTATTATGCCGTGACGGAGGAAACAAACTCCAGCCAGCCGCTGCATGTACAGGCGGTCAATGCGACCCTGACACATCTTTGCCAGGCGCTCGGACTGCCCAGTGTTGAGGTAGCTTCGATTGCAGTCAGAGATAAAATTGCTTATTTGGATTTGCCGGATAGTTTTACCGCCGCTTTGCCTTCTTTCAGTGCTGTGAAAAGCGTGGGAGATGCGTTGGTCATGACACTGACCGAATTTAAATCGATCAATAAGGTCCAATTTCTTCTGGATGGACAAAACAGTAATTTCTTGTCCCGCAACAGCGCGCAATATGAGATCAATTTGCCGCTGAGCCGGCCGGAATGGCCAAACGAAGAAACGGTGCGGCAGGAAAGCAAAACTGTGGTCTATTGGTTGGTACCGGAAACGGACAGTCTGGTGCCGATTACGGTTCGTTTACCCAATACAGACGACAGTATCATGCAAACGCTTGTCATGCTTTTGGAAGGGCCGGCAGCGTATGCCAGTTCCTTACAGGCTTCTGTGCTCAGTAATCCCGAGGGCGCTCCGGCACGGGTGTATCTTAGAAACTTTGCTGTGAAAGACAGGACGGCAATTTTGGACTTGGATTTTGGCGATTACAATTTTGCTGCCAATCAGGCGCAGTTTGAATTGGCGATCAAGGCAATTGTGCAAACCCTGACTGAATTTCCCGCTATTGAAAAAGTTCAATTCTTATTGAATGGAGAACGGGTGGCGCTGGCCGTAGGGCAAATGAACACCGGTGATCAGTTGGAACGGCTGCTTTACTTAAATTAG
- the mutL gene encoding DNA mismatch repair endonuclease MutL, producing MIRILSADLTNKIAAGEVVERPASVVKELLENAIDAGASQVSIDISGGGLTRISLTDNGSGMNRSDAVLALERHATSKLQEESDLFAIKTLGFRGEALPSIASVSHFCLLTRRQDDLAGTKVRVNQGVITAEDAAAPKGTQVIVEDLFYNTPARLKFMKSVAAEGSHILNVALSLALSRPDVAIECTRDDRLVLSTPGNGKLDDVIRAVYGHDVMQQLLPLVYSEGEYRISGYIGKPTFSRSNRRDEHFVINGRYAQARNIQHAVEEAYRQIMPPRKYPFFVLSIQLPLEQVDVNVHPAKTEVRFREEAKLYQLCLCGVRSALNPQLLGKEAEQTVVYHPPQQSEDWLAAETTATARPTIRQESLLSSFPMANQRAATAPQARLYAAPDELTAASRSEESGQVLPPQNPQFSALDLKQPSIFPPMRVISQLAGTYLLAQSIDAFYLFDQHAAHERILFGMLKAQMEQGQISSQTMLMPYTIELPVMEFDRIIQRLAELRTLGFLLEDFGNQTLLVREMPQLLTGDGAREGLVEIFNELTATERPLSASDLTMKTLITMSCKGAIKANQWLPQNRMSELIEQLGRTENAATCPHGRPTFYCLSLTDLDKIFKRVTP from the coding sequence ATGATTCGGATTCTCAGCGCGGACTTAACCAATAAAATCGCTGCCGGGGAAGTTGTCGAACGACCCGCTTCGGTGGTCAAGGAGTTATTGGAGAATGCCATTGACGCCGGTGCCAGCCAAGTCTCCATTGATATTTCCGGCGGTGGTCTGACCAGAATCAGTCTGACGGACAACGGCAGCGGTATGAATCGGTCGGATGCGGTTTTGGCTTTGGAACGGCATGCTACCAGTAAATTGCAGGAAGAAAGTGACCTCTTCGCCATCAAGACGCTGGGCTTTCGCGGTGAAGCCTTACCCAGCATCGCCTCGGTTTCGCACTTTTGCTTGCTGACCCGTCGACAGGACGACCTGGCCGGAACCAAAGTGCGGGTGAATCAGGGAGTAATCACGGCGGAAGATGCCGCCGCCCCCAAAGGTACCCAAGTCATTGTCGAAGATTTATTTTACAACACCCCCGCCCGGCTCAAGTTTATGAAAAGTGTCGCTGCCGAAGGCAGCCATATCCTGAATGTGGCACTCAGTCTGGCACTGTCCCGACCCGATGTGGCCATCGAATGCACCAGAGATGATCGCCTGGTCTTGTCCACACCCGGCAATGGTAAATTGGATGATGTGATTCGAGCCGTTTACGGGCATGATGTGATGCAACAGCTGCTGCCGCTTGTCTACAGCGAGGGGGAATATCGCATCTCAGGCTATATCGGCAAACCCACGTTCAGCCGATCCAACCGCCGCGACGAGCACTTTGTGATCAACGGGCGCTATGCGCAGGCTAGAAATATCCAGCACGCCGTGGAGGAAGCCTATCGTCAAATCATGCCGCCGCGGAAATATCCGTTTTTTGTTTTGTCCATTCAATTACCTTTGGAGCAGGTGGATGTCAATGTCCATCCGGCCAAGACGGAAGTCCGCTTTCGTGAGGAAGCTAAGCTGTATCAACTTTGTCTCTGCGGTGTGCGTTCTGCGTTGAATCCGCAGCTTTTGGGCAAAGAAGCGGAACAGACGGTCGTCTATCATCCTCCACAGCAATCAGAAGACTGGTTGGCGGCTGAAACAACGGCAACGGCCAGGCCGACAATTCGGCAGGAATCCTTGCTGTCTTCGTTCCCTATGGCGAATCAGCGTGCTGCGACGGCACCGCAAGCAAGGTTGTATGCAGCGCCGGATGAATTGACGGCTGCCAGCCGCAGCGAAGAGTCAGGACAAGTTTTGCCACCGCAAAACCCGCAATTCTCAGCGTTGGATTTGAAGCAACCCTCGATTTTCCCGCCGATGCGGGTGATCAGTCAATTAGCCGGCACCTATCTTTTGGCGCAGTCAATCGATGCTTTTTATCTGTTTGATCAGCATGCCGCGCATGAACGGATTCTGTTTGGCATGCTGAAAGCCCAAATGGAGCAAGGCCAAATCAGCAGCCAAACCATGCTGATGCCCTATACCATTGAATTGCCGGTAATGGAATTTGATCGCATCATACAGCGCCTGGCAGAATTGCGGACACTCGGCTTTCTGCTTGAGGATTTTGGCAATCAGACTCTGCTGGTGCGGGAAATGCCGCAGCTTTTGACCGGAGACGGCGCCAGAGAAGGGCTGGTTGAGATTTTTAACGAGCTGACAGCGACGGAACGTCCGCTTTCAGCCTCTGATTTAACTATGAAGACGCTGATCACAATGTCCTGCAAAGGTGCGATCAAGGCCAATCAGTGGCTGCCGCAAAACCGGATGAGTGAATTAATCGAACAGTTGGGCCGCACAGAAAATGCGGCCACTTGTCCGCATGGCCGGCCGACCTTTTATTGTTTGTCCTTAACGGATTTGGATAAGATCTTTAAACGAGTAACGCCTTGA
- a CDS encoding MarR family transcriptional regulator codes for MEKEREFTETVGELEWLLRHVSNVIRIQGREILADFNITPPQLTALQVLQKNGTITIGELGEKMYLAYSTATDLIDRMERNELVQRIRDVDDRRVVRLQILPKGEKLVDEVIYRRKEYLAGILVSVSEEDQLHLLNSLKRLDEIMDKKKKK; via the coding sequence ATGGAAAAAGAACGTGAATTTACCGAAACGGTCGGGGAACTTGAATGGCTGCTACGGCATGTCAGTAATGTAATTCGTATCCAAGGCAGAGAGATTTTAGCCGACTTTAATATTACGCCACCGCAGCTGACCGCTTTGCAAGTCCTGCAAAAAAACGGCACAATCACCATCGGCGAACTGGGCGAGAAAATGTATCTTGCTTACAGCACGGCTACCGATTTGATTGACCGGATGGAACGGAATGAATTGGTGCAGCGTATCCGTGATGTGGATGACCGACGTGTCGTACGTTTGCAGATCCTGCCCAAAGGGGAAAAATTGGTAGATGAGGTGATATACCGCCGGAAAGAGTATTTAGCCGGGATCCTTGTTTCTGTCAGTGAAGAAGATCAGCTGCATCTTTTGAATTCTCTCAAACGTTTGGATGAAATCATGGATAAAAAAAAGAAAAAGTAG
- a CDS encoding ECF transporter S component produces the protein MISQSKKRPKYTIRDMVITALFISLVLVFTMFINIRLPIAANGGLIHLGNVPLFVAAVCLGKNKAALAGGIGMALFDLLSSWVSWAPFTLVIVGLMGYISGLILEKKQRPKDYVFAVTIALLIKVVGYYLAEWFLYGNLIAPLTSIPGNIIQVVTGGIIAYPVAFALKKVMKNF, from the coding sequence ATGATCAGTCAATCCAAAAAGCGACCGAAATACACGATTCGTGATATGGTCATTACGGCTCTCTTTATTAGTCTGGTCCTGGTCTTCACCATGTTTATCAATATTCGTTTGCCCATTGCCGCCAACGGAGGGCTGATCCATTTAGGCAATGTACCGTTGTTTGTAGCAGCCGTCTGTTTGGGTAAAAATAAAGCTGCCCTGGCCGGCGGCATCGGTATGGCTTTGTTCGATCTGCTGTCGAGCTGGGTCAGTTGGGCGCCTTTTACACTCGTTATCGTCGGTTTGATGGGGTATATCAGCGGGTTGATTCTGGAAAAAAAGCAGAGACCCAAGGATTATGTTTTTGCGGTGACCATCGCTCTCCTGATCAAAGTCGTAGGTTATTATTTGGCGGAATGGTTCCTGTACGGCAATCTCATCGCGCCGCTGACCAGCATTCCGGGCAACATCATTCAGGTTGTTACCGGCGGTATCATCGCGTATCCTGTTGCGTTTGCCTTAAAAAAGGTGATGAAAAACTTTTAA
- the miaA gene encoding tRNA (adenosine(37)-N6)-dimethylallyltransferase MiaA yields MKEKLARVAVIVGPTGVGKTAISLRLAERFNAEIVSADSMQIYRGMNIGTAKASAAERARIPHHCIDFLPITERYSVAQYQKDARAAITQIQQRGKLPILVGGSGLYVRAALEPYDFSQAKLDLSLRSALQRRAAQEGNLSLLNELAQIDSQTAAKLHVNDTKRIIRALEVYYSSGQPISLAEQETKDAAPLYQVLYLGLTRPREELYARIEQRIDAMFEQGLPEEVRQLIGQGLTESLPAGQALGYKEFFPYFRAEISLAEVAALLKQNTRRYAKRQLTWFRANPEIHWFDLSAYATEEILLAELQMLVQQTLFVLNC; encoded by the coding sequence ATGAAAGAAAAATTGGCGCGCGTCGCCGTCATTGTAGGACCGACCGGGGTAGGGAAAACAGCGATTTCGCTGCGCCTGGCCGAACGTTTCAATGCCGAAATCGTTTCGGCGGATTCGATGCAAATTTATCGCGGGATGAATATCGGGACAGCGAAAGCAAGCGCGGCGGAAAGAGCCCGCATTCCGCACCATTGTATCGATTTTTTGCCAATCACCGAGCGTTATTCTGTCGCTCAGTATCAAAAGGATGCGCGGGCGGCGATTACTCAAATCCAGCAAAGGGGAAAACTGCCAATTCTGGTTGGCGGCAGCGGTCTTTATGTGCGGGCTGCTTTGGAACCGTATGATTTCAGCCAAGCAAAGCTTGATTTGTCTCTGCGCAGTGCTCTACAGCGACGGGCCGCTCAAGAGGGCAACCTCAGCTTGCTGAACGAGTTGGCGCAAATCGACTCGCAAACGGCTGCCAAACTGCATGTCAATGACACAAAACGCATTATTCGTGCCCTGGAAGTTTATTACAGTAGCGGTCAGCCAATTTCTCTGGCAGAGCAGGAAACAAAAGATGCCGCACCGCTTTACCAAGTGCTTTATCTGGGTCTGACTCGGCCCAGGGAGGAGCTTTATGCCCGTATTGAACAAAGAATCGACGCAATGTTCGAGCAGGGCTTACCGGAAGAAGTCAGACAGCTGATCGGGCAGGGTTTGACAGAATCACTGCCTGCCGGACAGGCGTTAGGGTATAAAGAATTTTTCCCTTATTTCCGGGCTGAAATCAGCCTGGCTGAAGTGGCCGCTCTCTTAAAGCAAAATACGCGGCGTTATGCCAAACGGCAGCTGACTTGGTTCAGAGCGAATCCAGAGATTCACTGGTTTGATCTCAGCGCCTATGCGACGGAAGAAATTCTCCTGGCTGAATTGCAAATGCTTGTGCAGCAAACGCTTTTTGTGTTAAACTGTTGA
- the rdgB gene encoding RdgB/HAM1 family non-canonical purine NTP pyrophosphatase: MRRVLLATGNQGKIREFRALTQDLPIELLTAKEIGLSAEIAENGHTFAENAVKKAAAIAALTNEWTIADDSGIVLPYLGGEPGIYSARYAGEQATDAENNAKLLMKMQSAEGEEREAYFVAEIALVRPGFPPETFHGETRGRLLRSLQGDHGFGYDPLFFVEEYQLTFAQLPMTVKNEISHRGRAMVLLKQRLLQLFHANELN, encoded by the coding sequence GTGAGAAGAGTGCTATTAGCCACCGGTAATCAGGGAAAAATCCGAGAATTTCGTGCCCTTACCCAGGATTTGCCAATTGAATTGCTGACTGCCAAAGAAATCGGCTTGAGCGCCGAAATTGCGGAAAACGGTCATACATTTGCCGAAAATGCGGTTAAAAAAGCCGCCGCGATCGCAGCCCTTACCAATGAATGGACAATCGCCGATGATTCCGGCATTGTGCTACCGTATCTGGGCGGAGAACCGGGTATTTATTCCGCGCGCTATGCCGGTGAACAGGCAACCGATGCGGAGAACAATGCGAAACTGCTGATGAAAATGCAGTCAGCCGAGGGAGAAGAGAGAGAAGCTTACTTTGTAGCGGAAATTGCTTTGGTCAGACCCGGATTTCCGCCGGAGACTTTTCACGGTGAGACCAGAGGCAGGCTGCTGCGCTCTTTGCAGGGTGATCATGGTTTTGGCTATGATCCGCTCTTCTTTGTGGAAGAATATCAATTGACTTTCGCTCAATTACCGATGACCGTAAAAAATGAAATCAGTCATCGCGGCAGAGCAATGGTCTTACTCAAACAGCGATTATTACAACTTTTTCATGCAAATGAGTTGAATTAA
- the hfq gene encoding RNA chaperone Hfq: protein MNKTLNLQDAFLNVVRKENSMVTVYLVNGFQLRGLVRGFDSYCVVIESEGRQQLVYKHAISTISPFQSVQFYNTPEKETEGNGD from the coding sequence ATGAATAAGACACTGAATTTACAGGATGCCTTTTTAAATGTGGTGCGTAAAGAGAATAGTATGGTTACCGTTTATTTAGTCAACGGTTTTCAACTGCGCGGACTGGTGCGCGGATTTGACAGTTACTGTGTTGTCATTGAATCGGAAGGCAGGCAGCAACTGGTCTATAAGCATGCCATCTCAACCATATCGCCTTTCCAATCGGTTCAATTTTATAATACACCGGAAAAAGAAACGGAAGGAAACGGAGATTAA
- a CDS encoding G5 domain-containing protein, translated as MKLKRNLRKISRKGFLSLCLILLCACLTAGVLYQYQSKEVTLVVAGKESKISTMKFTVAELLQEQNIVLRESDRVVPAGNERLSDEMLITVYYSVPYTLTVEGVTSRGQSSAATVQDLLLEAAVQCGGMDLVQPEAATPLKENMEIRVIRVRQETVSERVRLPFDTISVASNDLFVGQQRITTAGRDGIALCTYLVTTEDGTEVARQLLRTEEQQTMSNQIVEYGTQTQTQLANGDLISFSQVAYMTTTGYCSCSLCCGKDPGDYGYGITASGRAQGYGVVGVDTSRIPFGTRLYVEGYGYAVAGDTGGAIAPNHLDLGFDSHADAVAWAKRNVAVYFLSN; from the coding sequence GTGAAATTGAAAAGAAACCTGAGAAAAATCTCCCGAAAAGGGTTCCTGTCGCTTTGTCTCATTTTGTTATGCGCTTGTCTGACTGCCGGTGTGTTATATCAATACCAGAGCAAAGAGGTTACCCTGGTGGTGGCTGGCAAAGAAAGTAAGATTTCTACGATGAAATTCACCGTGGCAGAGCTGCTGCAGGAACAAAATATCGTGCTTCGCGAGTCGGATCGGGTTGTCCCGGCCGGTAATGAGCGGTTAAGCGACGAGATGCTGATTACAGTTTATTATAGTGTCCCCTATACGCTGACGGTTGAAGGCGTGACAAGCCGCGGCCAAAGTAGCGCTGCGACGGTGCAGGACTTATTGCTGGAGGCAGCGGTACAATGCGGCGGAATGGATCTTGTGCAGCCGGAAGCGGCCACTCCGCTCAAGGAAAATATGGAAATTCGCGTGATACGGGTCAGACAGGAGACTGTGAGCGAGCGTGTGAGATTGCCTTTTGACACGATTTCAGTTGCCAGCAACGATCTTTTTGTTGGCCAGCAAAGGATTACGACAGCCGGGCGTGATGGTATCGCCCTCTGTACTTATCTTGTGACCACGGAAGACGGCACGGAAGTGGCAAGGCAGCTGTTGAGGACAGAAGAGCAACAGACGATGTCAAATCAGATTGTGGAATACGGTACACAAACGCAGACCCAGCTCGCCAACGGTGATCTGATTTCTTTTTCGCAAGTGGCCTACATGACTACCACCGGCTATTGCTCCTGTTCTCTCTGCTGCGGTAAGGATCCCGGTGATTATGGCTATGGTATCACCGCCAGCGGCCGGGCGCAGGGATATGGGGTGGTTGGGGTGGATACCAGCAGAATTCCTTTCGGTACCCGGCTCTATGTGGAAGGATATGGTTATGCCGTTGCCGGAGATACCGGCGGAGCTATAGCCCCCAATCATCTGGATCTTGGTTTTGATTCTCATGCCGATGCTGTAGCCTGGGCGAAAAGAAATGTCGCCGTCTATTTTCTCAGTAATTAG
- the rph gene encoding ribonuclease PH, translated as MRFNGRKEYELRPVFIKTGFNIYAEGSVQIQVENTIILVTATVEEHVPPFLKGSGKGWVTAEYNMLPRATALRNQREGRRGNGIGGRTQEIQRLIGRSLRAVCDLEALGERTITLDCDVLQADGGTRTASITAAWLALVMACDKLVRKGILPSIPITNYLAAVSVGMRNQEILMDLCYDEDSNADVDMNVVMTGSGEFVEIQGTGEEATFNRIQMNRMLDMAEVGIQNLIQKQKEVLQKENIHF; from the coding sequence ATGCGCTTTAACGGTAGAAAAGAATATGAGCTGCGTCCTGTGTTCATTAAGACCGGTTTTAATATCTACGCAGAAGGTTCCGTACAAATTCAAGTGGAAAATACCATCATTTTAGTAACTGCAACCGTGGAGGAGCATGTGCCGCCCTTTCTGAAAGGAAGCGGTAAAGGCTGGGTTACCGCCGAATATAATATGCTGCCGAGAGCCACTGCTTTGCGCAATCAACGGGAGGGAAGACGCGGTAACGGCATTGGCGGCAGGACACAGGAAATTCAACGCTTAATCGGCCGATCCTTAAGAGCGGTCTGTGATTTGGAAGCTTTGGGGGAAAGAACGATTACGCTTGACTGTGATGTACTGCAGGCGGACGGCGGAACCCGGACGGCTTCTATCACGGCTGCTTGGCTGGCACTGGTCATGGCGTGTGATAAATTGGTGCGGAAAGGAATCCTGCCTTCGATTCCTATTACGAACTACCTAGCCGCTGTCAGTGTGGGGATGCGGAATCAAGAAATTTTAATGGACTTGTGTTACGATGAAGATTCCAATGCGGATGTGGATATGAATGTTGTAATGACCGGTTCCGGTGAATTTGTGGAGATTCAGGGAACCGGGGAAGAAGCTACCTTTAACCGTATCCAAATGAATCGCATGCTGGACATGGCGGAAGTCGGAATCCAAAACTTGATTCAAAAACAAAAAGAAGTTCTGCAAAAAGAAAATATACACTTTTAG